Proteins encoded by one window of Leptolyngbya sp. FACHB-261:
- a CDS encoding glutamine amidotransferase-related protein codes for MTPQKILLVVHQQTSESGSVGQLLQQQGYELDMRCPGLQPLPAHLENHAAVVVFGGPMSANDSETLPSIRTELDWLPMVLASGKPYLGICLGAQLLARALGARVAPHPEGLREIGYFRIQPTPEGRAQIPLPMQVYHWHQEGFELPTGAVLLATGETFANQAFRYGQNAYGLQFHPEMTQTIMERWTATAPEQLSLPGAQSRTEQLQKHALYGPLLKTWLQGFLEHWLHQRAEPQLVIESN; via the coding sequence GTGACCCCACAAAAAATTTTGCTAGTCGTGCATCAACAGACTTCTGAGTCTGGCAGTGTTGGGCAGCTTCTTCAACAGCAAGGCTATGAACTGGACATGCGCTGCCCCGGTTTGCAGCCATTGCCAGCACATCTAGAGAACCATGCAGCAGTCGTGGTCTTTGGTGGGCCGATGAGCGCTAATGACAGCGAAACTCTGCCTTCTATTCGCACAGAGCTCGATTGGCTACCGATGGTCTTAGCTTCTGGCAAACCTTACCTGGGCATTTGCTTAGGAGCACAGTTGCTGGCCCGGGCTCTGGGAGCCCGAGTCGCACCCCATCCTGAGGGTCTGCGGGAGATTGGTTACTTTCGGATCCAGCCCACCCCTGAGGGGCGAGCGCAAATCCCTTTGCCCATGCAGGTCTACCACTGGCACCAGGAAGGATTTGAGCTGCCTACGGGAGCGGTGCTGCTAGCAACTGGGGAAACGTTCGCTAATCAAGCCTTTCGTTATGGCCAAAATGCCTACGGCCTCCAGTTTCACCCAGAGATGACCCAGACGATTATGGAACGATGGACCGCCACTGCGCCTGAACAGCTCAGTCTGCCAGGCGCACAGTCTCGCACTGAGCAACTTCAAAAGCATGCTCTCTACGGTCCTCTACTCAAGACCTGGCTGCAAGGTTTTCTGGAGCACTGGCTGCATCAGAGGGCAGAACCGCAGCTAGTAATCGAGAGCAACTAG
- a CDS encoding rhomboid family intramembrane serine protease translates to MSQENTKAITQELKVQALILGSSVAIFWLLELADLFVFGGSLDLYGIRPHSLLGLRGILFAPFLHGGMGHLIANTVPFVVLGWLTMLHRTRDFFVVTVVTQLVSGFGVWLFGSPNSIHIGASGLIFGYLGFLLLRGYFERRLGSILVSLVVGILYGSLVWGVLPSSFGISWQGHLFGFLGGVLAARLLARRS, encoded by the coding sequence ATGAGCCAGGAAAACACTAAGGCCATCACCCAAGAGTTGAAAGTTCAAGCCCTGATTCTGGGCAGTTCCGTCGCCATCTTCTGGCTCCTAGAGCTGGCGGATCTGTTTGTCTTTGGCGGTTCGCTCGACCTTTATGGCATTCGTCCCCACAGCTTGCTTGGTTTGCGGGGCATCCTGTTTGCGCCTTTTCTGCATGGGGGCATGGGGCATCTAATTGCCAATACGGTTCCTTTCGTGGTCCTGGGCTGGCTCACGATGCTGCACCGCACCCGAGACTTTTTTGTGGTGACGGTGGTGACTCAGTTGGTCAGTGGCTTTGGGGTTTGGCTCTTCGGCTCGCCCAACTCTATTCACATTGGAGCCAGTGGCCTGATTTTCGGCTACCTCGGCTTTTTGCTGCTGCGCGGCTATTTCGAGCGACGACTAGGCTCGATCCTGGTGTCGCTGGTAGTTGGTATTCTCTATGGCAGCCTGGTTTGGGGTGTCCTGCCCTCAAGTTTTGGTATTTCCTGGCAGGGGCACCTGTTTGGCTTTTTAGGGGGGGTATTGGCGGCTCGCCTACTGGCTCGCCGCTCCTAA
- a CDS encoding MOSC domain-containing protein, producing the protein MAYLIQINVNPKGGVPKHPVPQTQVQIQGVVGDKQRYRRFHGGPTRAVSLYSYEHLQALQAEGHPITPGATGENLTIQGLDWPELQVGDQLQVGEQVCLEITSYAVPCKQITSCFIDGDFSRISQKRHPGWSRLYARVIREGLVAQGDLVQRIRVKGCTVQG; encoded by the coding sequence ATGGCTTACCTGATTCAAATCAATGTCAACCCTAAAGGCGGCGTGCCCAAACATCCTGTACCGCAAACTCAGGTACAAATTCAGGGCGTGGTAGGGGACAAGCAGCGCTATCGACGCTTCCACGGAGGACCGACACGGGCAGTTTCGCTCTATTCCTACGAACATCTGCAAGCTCTGCAAGCCGAAGGACATCCAATCACGCCAGGAGCAACGGGCGAGAACTTAACGATTCAGGGTCTAGATTGGCCAGAATTGCAGGTTGGCGACCAGCTGCAGGTTGGCGAGCAAGTCTGTTTGGAGATCACCAGCTATGCCGTCCCCTGTAAACAGATCACTTCCTGCTTTATCGACGGCGACTTCAGTCGGATCTCGCAGAAACGGCACCCTGGGTGGAGTCGGCTTTATGCGCGGGTGATTCGGGAAGGACTCGTTGCCCAAGGTGATCTAGTTCAGCGGATCAGGGTTAAGGGCTGCACAGTACAAGGGTAA
- the cofH gene encoding 7,8-didemethyl-8-hydroxy-5-deazariboflavin synthase subunit CofH yields MTALLTILDRALSGHDLLPQEGLQLLTQIEPEAIAAIGAAANQLRLEQVGETVTYVVNRNINFTNICEQHCNFCAFRRDEGQPGAYWLSPEQIRAKAAEAVQQGATEICMQGGLHVGAKLNGRSLDYYRQLVHTLKETFPQLHLHAFSPQEVQFIAREDGLSFAEVITALHEAGVDSMPGTAAEVLHDSVRKILCPEKIDSATWLEIVGTGHRLGLPSTSTLLSGHIETPEHQIHHLEALRQLQQQSLRHSETAITEFILLPYIGQDAPPALRKRVGRDQPVLKDALLLTAVARLYLGRWIVNHQPSWVKLGLTGATEALRWGCNDIGGTLMEEHITSMAGAQGGTCQSAAQLQAAIHSLGRPAVQRDTLYRRLSTPTVAPLSVAV; encoded by the coding sequence ATGACTGCGCTGCTGACTATTCTGGACCGGGCTCTCTCAGGTCATGATCTACTACCTCAAGAGGGATTGCAGCTGCTTACTCAGATTGAGCCAGAGGCCATTGCCGCCATTGGCGCAGCTGCAAACCAGCTGCGGCTTGAGCAGGTAGGTGAGACGGTCACTTACGTTGTCAACCGCAATATCAACTTCACTAATATTTGCGAACAACACTGCAATTTCTGTGCCTTCCGCCGCGATGAAGGGCAACCAGGAGCCTACTGGCTATCACCAGAGCAGATCCGCGCCAAGGCAGCCGAGGCTGTGCAGCAAGGGGCAACAGAAATTTGCATGCAAGGGGGGCTGCACGTGGGCGCCAAGCTCAACGGGCGCTCTTTAGACTATTACCGGCAGCTAGTACACACACTCAAAGAAACATTCCCACAGCTGCATTTGCATGCCTTTTCACCGCAAGAGGTTCAATTCATTGCCCGTGAAGACGGCTTGAGTTTTGCTGAGGTGATCACAGCTCTGCATGAAGCAGGCGTGGATTCGATGCCAGGAACGGCAGCTGAAGTGCTGCACGACAGTGTGCGCAAGATTTTATGCCCAGAAAAAATTGACTCCGCAACCTGGCTAGAAATTGTCGGGACTGGACACCGGCTAGGCCTACCCAGCACTAGCACCCTACTCTCTGGGCATATCGAAACGCCGGAGCATCAGATTCATCACTTGGAAGCCCTGCGTCAGTTGCAGCAGCAATCACTGCGCCATAGCGAGACAGCGATTACCGAGTTCATTCTGCTGCCCTACATCGGTCAGGATGCCCCTCCAGCTTTACGCAAGCGGGTAGGACGGGACCAGCCAGTGCTCAAGGATGCGCTACTCCTGACTGCCGTAGCGCGGCTCTATCTAGGTCGTTGGATTGTTAATCATCAACCTAGCTGGGTCAAGCTGGGCCTGACTGGGGCGACAGAAGCGCTGCGTTGGGGCTGCAACGATATTGGCGGCACCTTGATGGAGGAGCATATCACGAGCATGGCAGGGGCACAGGGGGGAACTTGTCAGTCAGCGGCACAGTTGCAGGCGGCCATTCATTCCTTGGGACGGCCTGCGGTCCAACGCGATACTCTGTATCGTCGGCTCTCAACACCTACTGTGGCTCCCCTTTCTGTGGCCGTATGA
- a CDS encoding M23 family metallopeptidase, with protein MLNLFHLRRCANRRYWSTLALTGIVTSSIAALVSPLPAQSQRVPASTWRHASFPVDNFRGYSSLFGHRSSPFHADSGGPVNSEFHSGLDIAAPRGSYVRSWWGGQVESVISDNRCGTGLVVRSGGWKHTYCHMEGTVLTANGRAYLEDPEGRVRTWDGQVVQTGQPIGRVGMSGRTTGPHLHWGLSYNGRRIDPAVVLRAMYGQRRR; from the coding sequence ATGCTGAATTTGTTTCATTTGCGACGGTGTGCTAACCGTCGATATTGGTCTACCTTAGCCCTCACTGGAATTGTCACTAGCTCAATCGCTGCTCTCGTTAGCCCGCTCCCGGCTCAATCGCAGCGTGTTCCTGCCTCTACCTGGCGACATGCCTCGTTTCCAGTGGATAACTTCCGGGGCTATAGCTCGCTGTTCGGGCATCGTTCTTCGCCATTCCATGCCGATAGCGGTGGTCCTGTCAATTCTGAGTTTCACAGTGGCCTGGATATTGCAGCACCACGCGGCAGCTACGTACGGAGTTGGTGGGGCGGCCAAGTTGAATCTGTGATTAGCGATAACCGTTGCGGTACAGGTCTGGTAGTCCGCTCGGGGGGCTGGAAGCATACATATTGCCATATGGAAGGCACAGTCTTAACCGCGAACGGTCGGGCCTATTTAGAAGATCCCGAAGGGCGAGTGCGAACCTGGGACGGCCAAGTCGTTCAAACAGGTCAACCGATTGGACGGGTTGGCATGAGTGGGCGGACGACAGGTCCCCACCTGCACTGGGGGCTTAGTTATAATGGTCGCCGCATTGACCCAGCCGTGGTCTTGCGAGCCATGTACGGACAGCGACGGCGTTAG
- the trxA gene encoding thioredoxin, producing MSVKKQFSSFEDMLQESSTPVLVDFYAPWCGPCQMMGPILDEVNRRLDGQVKVVKINTDKYPELASRYQIGALPTLALFQGGEVRERLEGVVPAEQLVARIQQVLA from the coding sequence ATGAGCGTCAAAAAACAGTTTTCTAGCTTTGAAGACATGCTTCAAGAGTCTTCGACCCCGGTTCTGGTTGACTTCTACGCGCCTTGGTGTGGCCCCTGCCAGATGATGGGACCTATTCTGGACGAGGTAAACCGTCGGCTCGACGGTCAGGTGAAGGTGGTGAAGATTAATACAGATAAATATCCTGAGCTAGCCTCCCGCTACCAAATTGGGGCGTTGCCAACCTTAGCCCTGTTCCAGGGCGGTGAGGTGCGGGAGCGCTTAGAGGGGGTAGTGCCCGCTGAGCAACTAGTTGCCCGCATCCAGCAGGTGCTCGCGTAA
- a CDS encoding Npun_R2479 family HD domain-containing metalloprotein → MLNTTEVLIHNFVDQLKDGYRRNYGNLKRDYEDIIGWVGVMALEYIANSDALYHNVDHTILVTLVGQEILRGKHIRDGQVSCEDWLNFIVSLICHDIGYVKGVCRGDTENEYVTGLNGDQLKLPPGASDAALQPVHVDRGKLFVEERFGSHLLVKEGVINVDAIKTNIELTRFPVPSAEDHQDTCSYPGLVRAADLIGQLSDPRYLTKINALFYEFEEIGVNQEQGYRNPDELRQGYPNFYRAKAYPYLRDALDYLALTQQGRQITANLDFNLHRAKDRVTLSFGGPLGSVYGSALGSSQV, encoded by the coding sequence ATGCTGAACACAACTGAAGTTTTGATTCACAATTTTGTGGATCAACTTAAAGACGGTTATCGGCGCAACTACGGCAACTTGAAGCGTGACTATGAGGACATTATCGGGTGGGTGGGGGTAATGGCCTTAGAATACATTGCCAACAGCGATGCGCTCTATCACAATGTTGACCACACAATTCTTGTCACCTTAGTAGGGCAAGAAATTCTGCGGGGCAAGCATATTCGAGATGGTCAAGTTTCTTGCGAAGACTGGCTCAATTTTATTGTTTCTCTCATCTGTCACGACATCGGTTACGTCAAAGGCGTTTGTCGGGGAGATACCGAGAATGAGTACGTGACTGGACTAAATGGCGACCAGCTCAAACTGCCTCCTGGTGCATCAGACGCAGCGCTGCAACCGGTGCATGTCGACCGAGGTAAGTTGTTTGTTGAAGAGCGATTTGGTAGTCACCTCTTGGTCAAGGAGGGCGTGATCAACGTGGACGCCATCAAGACCAACATTGAACTAACTCGCTTCCCGGTTCCTAGTGCCGAAGACCACCAAGACACTTGCAGTTACCCAGGTTTAGTCCGAGCTGCTGATCTCATTGGCCAGCTCAGCGATCCTCGTTATCTGACTAAGATTAATGCTCTCTTTTATGAATTTGAAGAGATTGGCGTCAATCAGGAGCAGGGCTACCGTAATCCAGATGAACTGCGGCAGGGCTACCCAAACTTCTATCGAGCCAAAGCATATCCTTACCTCCGGGACGCTCTAGACTATCTAGCCTTGACGCAGCAAGGCCGACAGATCACAGCCAACCTGGACTTCAATCTTCACCGGGCCAAGGACCGAGTCACCTTGTCTTTTGGTGGGCCCTTAGGAAGTGTTTACGGGAGTGCCTTGGGGAGCAGTCAGGTTTGA
- a CDS encoding HEAT repeat domain-containing protein produces MNLSEALTALTSPEPTVRLQGISELQIMGALQEIQDPQAVAAVVRALEDSNWDVCTQAIWTLGYIADPSVIPSLVRVLQDSRSGHQVEAAEALGQIGDAAAVPDLIQSLRDSYWRVRCRVAWALGRIGAPDAIPALLACALEDESSEVREHAFRALGQIADPQVTPALMTALENGSPLVQGQAAQVLGQIGDPQTVPALEKLLANPDWQVRWQAVSALGQIVDSSTIPALVQALSDSEWQVRKQSVRALGQIPAPDILQFLLKVLAEDTDSRVQWQAVRALSNHDDERVRLALEQTLATARSEELRTAAAEVLRQKEWLPDPAEQSGGAA; encoded by the coding sequence ATGAATCTGAGTGAGGCGCTGACTGCCCTAACCAGCCCTGAGCCTACCGTCCGGCTTCAAGGAATCAGCGAACTTCAGATCATGGGTGCGCTTCAAGAGATCCAAGATCCCCAGGCAGTGGCTGCGGTGGTGCGAGCCTTGGAGGACTCTAACTGGGATGTCTGTACCCAAGCCATTTGGACGCTAGGATACATTGCCGACCCTAGCGTTATCCCGTCGCTAGTGCGCGTTTTGCAAGATAGCCGCAGTGGACACCAAGTTGAAGCGGCCGAGGCCCTAGGCCAAATTGGCGACGCGGCCGCTGTGCCCGATTTGATTCAGTCCTTACGGGATAGTTACTGGCGGGTCCGTTGTCGAGTGGCTTGGGCGCTGGGTCGAATTGGCGCTCCCGATGCAATCCCTGCCCTACTCGCCTGTGCGCTTGAAGATGAGAGTAGCGAAGTACGGGAACATGCCTTTCGCGCCTTGGGGCAAATTGCCGATCCTCAAGTCACCCCAGCCTTGATGACGGCCTTGGAAAACGGCAGTCCTTTGGTTCAGGGTCAGGCAGCCCAGGTTCTCGGTCAGATTGGCGACCCTCAAACCGTGCCGGCGCTAGAAAAATTGCTGGCCAATCCAGACTGGCAAGTGCGCTGGCAGGCCGTCAGCGCGCTCGGACAGATTGTGGATAGCAGCACAATCCCGGCGCTAGTGCAGGCTCTCAGTGACTCGGAATGGCAGGTCCGCAAGCAGTCAGTGCGAGCGCTGGGGCAGATTCCGGCACCTGACATCTTGCAGTTTTTACTGAAAGTTCTAGCAGAGGACACTGATAGCCGGGTACAGTGGCAGGCTGTCCGGGCATTGAGCAATCACGATGATGAGCGCGTGCGTTTGGCTTTAGAACAAACGCTAGCAACAGCCCGTTCCGAGGAGTTGCGCACAGCGGCAGCAGAGGTTTTGCGTCAGAAAGAATGGCTACCCGATCCTGCTGAGCAGAGCGGTGGCGCGGCTTAA
- a CDS encoding SBBP repeat-containing protein, giving the protein MSLDSAGNTRGTARELTLTANPQIISESISPRDANDYYSFSVNSRSSFRLAADGFGSNVNAQLLNAKGAVIQNSLNPGTAPEIITRLLNAGNYFIRIFRAGAATNYRLNVFADLAGNDIPNAQGLGRLTGPRSYTNFVGNPDSVDYYRFNVGVRSTFNLTLNGLRNNANVQLLSGQGNVLQASNRPGANPEIINRTLNAGLYYIRVSQGVRNTAYGLNLNASPDPGNNLPAARPLGVSSTPTSYADFVGVTDPNDYYRFSLAETSDCALTLSSMGANANLQLLNGSGAVLQSSNNLGRATESISRNLGAGDYYIRVFSGGVGVNTRYTLGATAIPTAITPNPNPNPNLNPTLQWVRQLGSAANDYSYGVAADKIGNVYIAGATEGNLGGAFVGGSSDSFLAQYNSSDVAAANSPRKPNGANSANRDGFSSVVVDGSNNYYVAGARNVTAPSPPSFTGSGDAYIAKYNSDGSQVWEKNLNIAGIELATGLAVDSSGNVYLSGVTASLGTPGLADAFVAKYNSSGDLSWSRQLNLNNADAAYGVAVNSTTGDVYITGISNATINLSSSTPSFSGGDAFIAKYNSGGTFQWSQTLASAASDYARGIAVDSSGGIYITGETAGALPGQTFAGATDVFVAKYDNTGSRIWLQQAGTAGDDQGQSIATDSAGNVYVAGETKGALLGSTPIGGSDAFISRFSGDGALQWIQQLGTAGDDEAYGITVDNLGSVYVTGQTFSAFAGASNAGAYDAWVARYSLS; this is encoded by the coding sequence ATGTCGCTTGATAGTGCAGGGAATACACGCGGGACAGCCAGAGAGCTAACGCTCACAGCTAACCCGCAGATCATCTCAGAGTCGATTAGCCCCCGCGATGCTAATGACTACTACAGCTTTAGCGTCAATAGTCGCAGTAGCTTTAGACTAGCTGCTGATGGCTTTGGTTCAAATGTGAATGCTCAACTGCTCAACGCCAAGGGAGCAGTCATTCAGAACTCGTTGAACCCTGGCACCGCACCTGAAATTATTACCAGGCTGCTCAATGCAGGCAACTACTTTATTCGGATCTTCCGAGCTGGAGCTGCCACAAATTATCGGTTAAACGTTTTTGCTGACCTAGCTGGCAACGACATTCCCAATGCTCAGGGTTTGGGACGGTTGACCGGCCCTCGGAGCTATACAAACTTTGTCGGCAATCCCGATTCTGTCGATTACTACCGATTTAATGTCGGCGTTCGCAGTACCTTTAACCTAACGCTCAACGGGTTGAGGAATAACGCCAACGTACAGCTTCTTAGTGGTCAGGGTAACGTGCTACAGGCATCTAATCGCCCTGGCGCCAACCCTGAAATCATTAATAGAACCTTGAACGCGGGGCTCTACTATATCCGCGTTTCTCAAGGGGTGCGCAACACAGCCTACGGCCTTAACTTAAATGCCTCGCCAGATCCAGGCAACAATTTACCAGCAGCTCGCCCCTTAGGGGTTAGTTCTACACCCACGTCCTATGCGGATTTTGTCGGTGTAACGGACCCCAACGACTACTATCGCTTTAGCCTAGCAGAGACAAGTGATTGTGCTCTAACGCTTAGTAGCATGGGGGCGAATGCCAATCTGCAGCTCCTCAACGGTAGCGGGGCTGTGCTGCAAAGCTCTAATAACTTAGGTCGTGCCACTGAGTCGATTAGTCGTAATCTAGGCGCGGGCGATTACTATATTCGGGTGTTTTCGGGCGGTGTCGGCGTGAACACCCGCTACACCCTCGGTGCTACAGCTATCCCGACGGCTATTACTCCCAATCCAAACCCTAATCCAAACCTCAATCCCACATTGCAATGGGTAAGACAGCTAGGTAGCGCAGCCAATGACTACTCCTATGGAGTTGCCGCCGATAAAATAGGCAATGTCTATATTGCAGGTGCAACCGAAGGCAATTTAGGCGGTGCTTTTGTTGGCGGTAGTTCTGATTCTTTCCTAGCGCAATACAACAGCAGTGATGTTGCTGCCGCTAACAGTCCTCGTAAACCGAATGGTGCCAATAGTGCTAACCGGGACGGCTTCTCGAGCGTTGTTGTAGATGGTTCCAATAACTACTACGTTGCGGGTGCTAGAAACGTCACGGCTCCGTCACCCCCTTCCTTCACCGGTTCGGGAGATGCCTATATCGCTAAGTACAACAGCGATGGCAGTCAAGTGTGGGAGAAAAACTTGAATATTGCTGGCATCGAGTTAGCAACTGGTTTAGCTGTAGATAGTAGCGGCAATGTCTATCTGTCGGGCGTTACTGCTTCGCTAGGAACACCTGGTCTAGCCGACGCCTTCGTTGCTAAATACAACAGTAGCGGCGATCTAAGCTGGAGCCGACAGCTAAATTTGAATAATGCCGATGCTGCCTACGGTGTGGCGGTTAATAGCACAACTGGCGATGTCTACATCACTGGTATTAGCAATGCCACGATTAACTTGAGCAGTAGTACGCCCTCTTTTAGTGGTGGAGATGCCTTTATTGCTAAGTACAACAGTGGCGGTACTTTCCAATGGTCCCAAACTCTGGCTAGTGCAGCTAGTGACTATGCTCGGGGCATTGCAGTAGATAGTTCGGGCGGCATTTACATCACAGGTGAAACCGCAGGCGCTCTGCCTGGGCAAACCTTTGCTGGCGCGACGGATGTCTTCGTTGCCAAATACGACAATACTGGCAGCCGAATTTGGCTACAACAGGCCGGTACCGCAGGCGATGACCAAGGCCAAAGCATTGCCACCGATAGTGCAGGCAACGTCTACGTCGCTGGTGAAACCAAAGGAGCCCTGCTGGGCAGCACGCCGATTGGCGGCTCTGATGCGTTCATTAGCCGATTCAGTGGGGACGGAGCGCTGCAATGGATTCAGCAACTGGGCACCGCAGGCGACGACGAAGCCTACGGCATCACCGTGGATAATCTGGGCAGTGTCTATGTAACTGGTCAAACTTTCAGCGCCTTCGCCGGAGCCTCGAATGCAGGCGCTTATGATGCCTGGGTTGCTCGCTATAGCCTTAGCTGA
- a CDS encoding right-handed parallel beta-helix repeat-containing protein, translated as MLRSLLWLVRLGLSVGLGIVLSLGLSLMLSLVLAACTPAPSIPSQALSPVSEVEPKAEVPTEPGAESNSRVSAEAISQSSNQTRQAQPALGAASRPGWTDQLNWSTVRSIEEFEGATLLDRVNAAQSAIVTAGGGVLFFPAGTYRFEDSLELKSGVILRGADPKGITHARDDQYMPPTRFEFPARGFKSINLGQAETASKIGVVNLTLNHARIALKAPRLSNCLVYGNRITHAVGQEKRVPQDWQKPEQRWTDRHSSAIEVSVCENVLVANNRLARATDNFVQRGYVLQERGGTPRVTTERDVVFDYDNRYGIRVNREATQAKPATPESDPHLFRKGVIVADNYVFVSGRVGIHVGGDGAQVLRNFIQGQRAERNTVTGMRLAKGHDTNEHRAIDIAGWNYRIEDNEFYDFRSKLEGGRYNLTDGEGILHQESSGTEARGGSIRRNRGNAYIGIYKTGVATDLRIEGNTLTDGADILLAADRNGSPGLARNNRITNNTVAGNITLSGSQPESKDNEISGNTRPNGTGKIRLIGQPVHSKDQRGTTALARNQGFRVVED; from the coding sequence ATGCTGCGATCCCTTCTCTGGCTTGTCCGGCTTGGTTTAAGCGTTGGTTTGGGAATTGTGCTGAGTTTGGGGCTGAGCTTGATGCTCAGTCTGGTACTTGCAGCCTGTACCCCAGCACCTTCGATACCTTCACAAGCTTTGTCCCCCGTTAGTGAGGTTGAGCCTAAAGCTGAGGTGCCAACTGAGCCTGGGGCTGAATCTAACTCAAGAGTCTCAGCTGAGGCTATCAGTCAGTCCTCTAACCAAACAAGACAGGCGCAACCCGCGTTGGGTGCTGCTTCCCGCCCTGGCTGGACTGATCAACTCAACTGGAGCACGGTACGCAGCATTGAGGAGTTTGAGGGAGCAACCCTGCTTGACCGAGTCAATGCGGCCCAGTCTGCCATCGTGACCGCAGGTGGCGGCGTGCTCTTCTTTCCAGCAGGCACCTATCGCTTTGAAGACAGTTTAGAACTCAAGAGCGGCGTTATTCTGCGAGGGGCAGACCCGAAGGGCATCACTCATGCCCGCGATGATCAATACATGCCACCTACGCGGTTTGAGTTCCCTGCCCGGGGCTTCAAATCGATTAATTTAGGTCAGGCTGAGACGGCTAGCAAGATTGGCGTTGTCAACTTGACGCTCAATCATGCTCGTATTGCCCTCAAAGCTCCACGCTTGAGCAATTGCTTGGTCTATGGCAATCGCATCACTCATGCTGTAGGGCAAGAAAAGCGGGTGCCACAGGATTGGCAGAAACCGGAGCAACGTTGGACGGACCGTCATTCCAGCGCCATTGAAGTGTCAGTTTGTGAGAACGTTTTAGTAGCCAACAATCGGCTAGCCCGTGCAACTGATAACTTTGTGCAGCGAGGTTATGTGCTGCAAGAACGGGGCGGCACTCCCAGAGTGACAACCGAGCGGGATGTTGTCTTCGACTACGACAACCGCTATGGCATTCGGGTTAATCGTGAGGCCACTCAAGCCAAACCGGCGACACCGGAAAGCGATCCCCATCTGTTTCGCAAGGGCGTTATTGTTGCCGATAACTATGTTTTTGTGAGCGGTCGAGTTGGCATTCATGTTGGTGGGGACGGGGCTCAAGTGCTGCGCAATTTCATTCAAGGGCAGCGGGCCGAGCGCAATACGGTCACTGGCATGCGTTTAGCCAAAGGTCACGATACCAACGAGCACCGCGCCATTGATATTGCTGGCTGGAATTACCGCATTGAGGACAACGAGTTCTACGATTTTCGCAGCAAGCTAGAGGGAGGACGTTATAACCTCACCGATGGCGAAGGTATTCTGCACCAGGAATCGAGCGGGACGGAAGCTCGGGGCGGCAGCATTCGTCGTAACCGGGGCAATGCCTATATCGGCATCTACAAAACTGGTGTTGCTACAGACTTAAGAATTGAGGGCAATACGCTCACTGATGGCGCAGATATTCTGCTAGCAGCTGACCGCAATGGTTCGCCTGGGTTAGCTCGTAACAACCGCATTACCAACAACACGGTGGCGGGCAATATTACCCTCAGCGGCAGCCAACCTGAGTCCAAAGATAACGAAATTAGCGGCAATACCCGCCCCAACGGCACCGGCAAAATCCGTTTAATCGGTCAGCCAGTCCACAGTAAGGACCAGCGAGGTACGACAGCCCTGGCGAGAAACCAGGGCTTTAGGGTGGTTGAGGATTGA
- the nth gene encoding hypothetical protein produces MSPELMQKAMLIHERLCQAYGCPVPFFRDLDPISELVWSLLSHRTYNADSDRAFKSLTARFPTWPAVRDAPLEEVEAAIAACTWPEQKAPRIQRVLQLISEHCGELSLDFLGELEVPAARAWLESLPGVGPKTSAAVLIFSRLHRPALPVDSHHHRVAQRLQLIPAGVAVGPAHVLLEAQLPPDWNAQQVYDNHEVLMMHGQRCCFYYNPDCKRCPVLDLCPSGQERLGLLSQEKN; encoded by the coding sequence GTGTCACCAGAGCTAATGCAAAAGGCAATGCTGATCCATGAGCGGCTTTGCCAAGCTTATGGTTGCCCTGTACCTTTTTTTCGGGATTTAGACCCCATCAGTGAACTGGTTTGGTCGTTACTATCGCATCGCACCTATAACGCTGACTCAGACCGTGCCTTCAAAAGCCTAACGGCTCGCTTTCCAACCTGGCCTGCCGTTCGTGATGCCCCTTTAGAGGAAGTCGAGGCTGCAATTGCCGCTTGTACCTGGCCTGAACAGAAAGCGCCTCGGATACAACGGGTGCTCCAGCTGATCAGTGAGCACTGTGGCGAATTATCTCTAGATTTTCTGGGCGAGCTGGAGGTGCCAGCAGCCCGAGCTTGGTTGGAATCGTTGCCCGGTGTTGGCCCCAAGACCAGTGCTGCCGTGTTGATCTTCAGCCGTCTGCACCGTCCAGCACTGCCGGTCGATAGCCACCACCATCGAGTTGCTCAGCGCTTGCAGCTTATCCCGGCTGGAGTAGCAGTTGGTCCTGCCCATGTCCTATTAGAGGCCCAATTGCCGCCCGATTGGAATGCTCAACAGGTCTACGACAACCACGAGGTCTTAATGATGCATGGACAGCGCTGCTGTTTTTACTACAATCCAGATTGCAAGCGCTGTCCTGTTCTGGACCTTTGTCCTTCCGGCCAAGAGCGTTTAGGCTTGCTCAGTCAGGAAAAAAATTAG